In Apis mellifera strain DH4 linkage group LG3, Amel_HAv3.1, whole genome shotgun sequence, one DNA window encodes the following:
- the LOC100577293 gene encoding uncharacterized protein LOC100577293, with translation MDKTQSATIIETHDTIDTNLPAVVAGLEMLTVTTNLPSSENKRICKKRILKDESNEILNRRCSLRPRKRTYTEVEGNNTKNKVQTEEIDCKEYYLNKNLKRKLNNLETIYEEKDGTNECITYMSVKRYKRMIQFQEKPTDQKLKKRRAKIKRVFGSKINFKRKCASMQMLLDKLSGIIGESPTKIDNDQSEKV, from the exons atggaCAAAACACAATCTGCAACAAT AATAGAAACACATGATACAATCGATACTAATCTACCTGCAGTAGTGGCAGGTTTAGAGATGCTCACAGTAACTACAAATTTACCATCTTCAGAGAACAAAAGgatatgcaaaaaaagaatacttaaAGATGAGTCTAATGAGATTCTTAATAGaag atGCAGTTTAAGACCAAGAAAAAGAACATATACAGAAGTGGAAggtaataatacaaaaaataaagtacAAACAGAAGAAATTGattgtaaagaatattatttaaacaaaaatttgaaaagaaagttaaataatttggaaacaatttatgaagaaaaagatggTACAAATGAATGTATTACATATATGAGTGTGAAGAGATATAAACGAATGAtacaatttcaagaaaaacctactgatcaaaaattgaaaaagagaagagcaaaaattaaaagagtatttggatcaaaaattaattttaaacgaaaatgtGCTTCAATGCAGATGTTGCTTGATAAATTGAGTGGTATTATAGGAGAATCACctacaaaaattgataatgacCAAAGTGAGAAAGTGTAA
- the LOC724256 gene encoding neuferricin — protein MFSKYIWLLPLFVSILLYSNNYLNDITFNFMNKWLNITKTIYSNLDRKLNIKPNLDINQKIFTSSELKKYTNLENGLYISILGHVFDVTKGAKHYGPGATYHAFTGRDASLAFITGEFNDNNLIDDISSLSIQQVKALNDWVQFYNKNYIYKGKLNGKYYNEDGSPTKEFYNVQKILIEAKEKQFEEVHKKQMFPPCNIEWKPDSGTVVWCTKKSGGIERNWIGVPRMLFESPNSKEYRCACVKLDSKEYKEFKGMLRDYPQCPKSSIKCAVKTKN, from the exons atgttttctaaatatatttggtTATTGCCATTAtttgtatctattttattatattcaaataattatttgaatgatattacatttaattttatgaataaatggttaaatattactaaaactatttattctaatcttgatagaaaattaaatataaaaccaaatttagatataaatcaaaaaatatttacatcaagtgaacttaaaaaatatacaaatttggaaaatggtttatatatttctatattaggTCATGTTTTTGATGTCACAAAAGGTGCAAAACATTATGGTCCTGGTGCAACATATCACGCATTTACTG gacGTGATGCATCTTTAGCATTTATTACTGGAGAATTTAatgataacaatttaatagatGATATCTCCTCGTTATCTATTCAACAAGTCAAAGCATTAAATGATTgggttcaattttataataaaaattatatttacaagg gaaaattaaatggtaaatattataatgaagatGGTTCCCCaactaaagaattttataatgtgcaaaaaatattaatagaagcaaaagaaaaacaatttgaagaagtacataaaaaacaaatgtttCCTCCATGTAATATAGAATGGAAACCAGATTCTGGAACAGTTGTATGGTGTACTAAAAAaag tggtggaatagaaagaaattggaTTGGTGTTCCAAGAATGCTATTTGAATCTCCAAATTCTAAAGAATATAGATGTGCTTGCGTAAAACTTGATAGCAAAGAATATAAAGAGTTCAAGGGTATGCTTAGAGATTATCCTCAATGTCCAAAATCTTCTATAAAATGTGCTGTGAAaacaaaaaactaa
- the LOC551896 gene encoding transcription factor E2F4, producing MADNQQSRFEKSLGLLTTRFVTLLQKAKDGVLDLKVAADILEVRQKRRIYDITNVLEGIGLIEKKSKNSIQWKGAGPGCNTQEVGEKLTDLKDEIRKLEDHEQLLDKHTQWIQQSIKNIENDLINRKHAYITYEDVKENFTDDFVLGIQAPPDTELSVPTYNKYVTTQTSEEDDKEINYEMFLKSTSGEIKVYMIQPELAKTYDSKILEMRLQEEMKGTKRGKEEEEKKEEVNVKPKRRVGRPPKGISKPDPVISDEDEEDDAELIEAKIVLRDVSTSDIAQKDLELFDQIYSDIYGPLVRLSPPPSEKDYHFNLSENEGICDLFDITAK from the exons ATGGCAGATAATCAACAAAGTAGATTTGAAAAGTCTCTTGGTCTTTTAACGACTCGTTTTGTCACTTTATTACAGAAAGCAAAAGACGGCGTTCTTGATTTAAAAGTA GCGGCTGATATTTTAGAAGTTCGACAAAAAAGacgaatttatgatattactaACGTACTTGAAGGTATTGGActcattgaaaagaaaagtaaaaacagTATTCAATGGAA agGAGCAGGTCCAGGTTGTAACACTCAAGAAGTTGGTGAAAAATTAACTgatttaaaagatgaaataagGAAATTAGAAGATCATGaacaattattagataaacATACTCAATGGATTCaacaaagtataaaaaatatagaaaatgatttgattaataGAAAGCATGCATATATTACTTATGAAgatgttaaagaaaattttacagaTGATTTTGTGTTAGGAATTCAAGCTCCTCCTGATACAGAATTAAGTGTGCCAACATATAACAAATATGTAACAACACAg aCATCTGAAGAagatgataaagaaataaattatgaaatgttcCTAAAAAGTACTTCAGGAGAAATTAAGGTATATATGATTCAACCAGAATTAGCTAAAACATATGatagtaaaatattagaaatgagattacaagaagaaatgaaaggtacaaaaagaggaaaagaagaagaagaaaaaaaggaagaagttaATGTTAAACCAAAAAGAAGAGTTGgaag GCCTCCAAAAGGAATTAGTAAACCTGATCCTGTTATATCtgatgaagatgaagaagatgaTGCAGAATTGATAGAGGCAAAAATAGTACTACGAGATGTTAGTACATCAG ATATTGCTCAAaaagatttagaattatttgatCAAATCTATTCTGACA ttTATGGACCATTAGTAAGATTAAGTCCTCCACCTAGTGAGAaggattatcattttaatcttAGTGAAAATGAAGGAATTTgtgatttatttgatattacagCAAAATGA
- the LOC102654488 gene encoding mpv17-like protein has product MRIIFIKVREVSQKYPIVRGMASYTVIWPTGSLIQQKLAGYDELNYLQALRFSLYGGFFVAPTLYCWLRCSSYFWPKSDLKSAITKALVEQVTYTPTAMCCFFFGINLLEMKPITECIEEVKHKFWPTYKIGVCVWPILQTVNFFFIPEHNRVVYVSCCSLIWTSFLAYMKALNAKTSQNDIKDDNNFKHKGHIKIQSTNQVEDKNKRVSIIR; this is encoded by the exons AtgcgtattatttttataaaagttcgCGAAGTATCgcaaaaatatccaattgtAAGAGGAATGGCTTCTTATACTGTCATATGGCCGACAGGAAGTTTAATACAACAAAAACTAGCAGGAtatgatgaattaaattatttacaagccTTAAGATTTAGTTTATATGGTGGATTTTTTGTAGCTCCAACACTATATTGTTGGTTAAGGTGCTCTTCATACTTTTGGCCAAAATCAGATCTAAAGTCTGCAATTAccaaa gctTTAGTAGAACAAGTGACATATACTCCAACTGCAATGTGCTGTTTCTTTTTTGGTATAAACTTACTTGAAATGAAACCAATAACTGAATGCATTGAAGAagttaaacataaattttggCCTACTTATAAA attgGTGTTTGTGTATGGCCTATTTTACAAACagtcaactttttttttatcccagAACATAATCGTGTAGTTTATGTAAGTTGTTGTAGTTTAATTTGGACATCTTTTCTTGCATATATGAAAGCATTAAATGCAAAAACAAgtcaaaatgatataaaagatgacaataatttcaaacacaAAGGTcacattaaaattcaatctacTAATCAAGTAgaagacaaaaataaaagagtatctattataagataa
- the LOC413655 gene encoding 3-oxoacyl-[acyl-carrier-protein] synthase, mitochondrial, whose protein sequence is MFISFVIINRTLTTAARCKRRVVVTGLGVVSPLGIGTQNAWQALIASKSGITKLINPEYDKLPCKVGALIPKGNNPNELNIDSYFTKSELRTMCPATAYALIATEEALNNANWKPKDETDKRDTGVAVGIGMIDLIDVCATYEALKKGYNKVSPYFVPRILPNMAAGQISIKYGFRGPNHSVSTACATGAHAIGDAFRFIRGGETSVMICGGAEACISPLAIAAFCRLRALSTNKNDFPYEASRPFDKDRDGFVMGEGAAILVLEELNHALERKANIYAEVLGYGLSGDAAHLTAPSEDGTGAILAMDRAIKDAGIKTIEITFINAHATSTPLGDSIELKAIESFMGHHSKNITVSSTKGAHGHLLGAAGNLEAVFTILAIKEGIIPPTLNLHKLDTKTNLSFAPNVKKNWNTVSRRVALKNAFGFGGTNACLCFAQYNE, encoded by the exons ATGTTTATCtcgtttgttattattaatcgtacaTTAACAACCGCTGCAAGATGCAAACGGCGAGTTGTGGTTACAGGATTAGGAGTAGTATCTCCTCTTGGAATTGGTACACAGAATGCTTGGCAAGCTCTCATTGCTTCCAAATCAGGTATCACTAAGCTGATTAATCCAGAATATGACAAATTACCTTGCAAAGTCg gTGCATTAATACCCAAAGGAAATAATCCTAATGAATTAAACATTGattcatattttacaaaaagtgAGTTACGTACAATGTGCCCTGCTACTGCTTATGCTTTAATAGCTACTGAAGAAGCattaaataatgcaaattgGAAACCAAAAGATGAAACTGATAAAAGAGATACAGGTGTAGCAGTAGGAATTGGAATGATAGATTTAATTGATGTATGTGCAACATATGAagctttaaaaaaaggatataataAAGTTAGTCCTTATTTTGTACCAAGAATATTACCAAATATGGCTGCAGGACaaattagtattaaatatGGTTTTCGTGGTCCAAATCATTCTGTTTCAACAGCATGTGCAACTGGAGCACATGCAAttg gTGATGCATTTCGTTTTATTCGTGGTGGAGAAACTAGTGTAATGATATGTGGTGGAGCAGAAGCATGTATTAGTCCTCTTGCTATAGCTGCATTTTGTAGACTTCGTGCATTAAGtactaataaaaatgattttccatATGAAGCATCACGACCATTTGATAAAGATAGAGATGGATTTGTTATGGGAGAAGGTGCTGCTATATTAgtattagaagaattaaatcaTGCACTTGAAAGAAAAGCTAATATTTATGCAGAAGTATTAGGATATGGTTTATCTGGTGATGCAGCACATTTAACTGCACCTAGTGAAGATGGTACTGGTGCTATATTAGCTATGGATAGAGCAATAAAAGATGCTGGCATAAAAACCAtagaaattacttttattaatgcaCATGCAACTTCAACTCCTTTGGGTGATAGCATTGAATTAAAAGCTATAGAATCATTTATGGGTCAtcatagtaaaaatataacagtGTCTAGTACAAAAGGTGCTCATGGTCATTTGTTAGGAGCAGCAGGAAACTTAGAAGCtgtttttactattttagCAATAAAAGAGGGTATCATTCCTCcaacattaaatttacataaattagacacaaaaacaaatttaagttttgctcctaatgtaaagaaaaattggaatacaGTTTCGAGACGTGTAGCTTTAAAAAATGCTTTTGGCTTTGGAGGAACAAATGCATGCTTATGCTTTGCccaatataatgaataa
- the LOC409906 gene encoding transcription initiation factor TFIID subunit 2 — translation MKKEKTADNSRPYKLAHQILSLTGISFQRKSIIGFVELTIVPLRDTLRLVKLNAKQCRIYRVCLNDTYEAPFQYFDPFLDICQGDGKQRSLEFFSNMHLAAAQRVDPDNNAGELVVQIPPDAAHLVAEGRSLRISIEFSLEQPQGGVHFVVPNCEGTLAERGAHMYTYSYENSSRLWFPCVDSFAEPCTWKLEFTVDDSMTAVSCGDLVEVVYTPDMRRKTFHYVLNTPACAPNIALAVGPFEIFVDPYMHEVTHFCLPQLLPSLKVSAKYMHEAFEFYEETLSNRYPYSCYKQVFVDELDEDINAYATMSILNTNLLHSTAIIDQVYITKKAMAQAVAEQFFGCFISMQNWSDTWLPKGISTYLTGLYAKKCFGNNEYREWIQSELQEVVKYEEQFGGIILDPSQPPAPLPIAANTPAPTPRAPDPGFYFPIRNLHTMSPKYIEVLRKKAHLVIRMLEHRIGQELLLQVFNKQLSLAANAAQQKIDSGLWSHMLISTNVFTKAIFTVTGKDMAVFIDQWVRTGGHAKFSLSFIFNRKRNTVELEIRQETTNQRGIRKYVGPLLVNIQELDGTFKHTLQIEGTVAKADITCHSKSRRNKKKKIPLCTGEEVDMDLSAMDDSPVLWIRLDPEMTLLRAVQVEQPDYQWQYQLRHERDVTAQLEAIEALQNHATPATRLALTDTIENEHCYYKVRLRAAHCLTKVANAMVATWAGPPAMLAIFRKLFGSASCRRIIKQNNFTNFQHYFLQKTIPVAMAGLRNAHGICPPEVLAFLMDLFKYNDNSKNRYSDNYYRAALIEALGATVTPVISVQQGTAITAESLSVDTRAILEEVTRNLNLEKLLPCYKYTVSVSCLKVIRILQKFGHLPSNPHLFRAYAAYGQFIDVRIAALEALVDFTRVDGKWEDLEFLLDMIEMDPHPGVRHRLVRLMVENPPFERAHKHRLDRPELVDRIWNLINGMLSHDPKIRCDLVDLYYTLYGSKRPFCLPIPELAAITKPRKGPSSPEQDIKPNISHIKHESSVMETENSSGVGKKKLSPNTDIPGPSNSVDYTPEMKRQKMDDRTPSVTSDGKVKSEYYSDNSASLPGIMGTPGPVGFEPGMFKKEEEHKQKSDSVNKNKKKKKDKKKHKHKHKHKHDHKHGKDKEKKEKDKEKVKEKEKDKEKDKTKDSSNLKIKEETLSSASSSLSPDATTVTNEFIFP, via the exons atgaagaaagaaaaaacggcCGATAATAGTCGaccatataaatt ggCTCATCAAATTTTGAGTCTCACAGGTATAAGTTTCCAAAGAAAGAGTATTAtt GGATTTGTAGAATTAACAATTGTTCCACTTAGAGATACATTAAGACTTGTGAAACTAAATGCAAAACAATGTAGAATTTATAGAGTATGTTTAAATGATACTTATGAAGCaccatttcaatattttgatccatttttagatatttgccAAGGAGATGGCAAACA acgatcattagaatttttttcaaatatgcaTTTAGCAGCTGCACAAAGAGTTGATCCAGATAATAATGCAGGAGAATTAGTTGTACAAATTCCTCCAGATGCTGCACATTTAGTTGCTGAGGGTAGAAGTTTAAGAATTAGCATTGAATTCTCTTTAGAGCAACCTCAAGGTGGAGTCCATTTTGTTGTACCAAATTGTGAAGGAACATTAGCAGAG agaggTGctcatatgtatacatatagttATGAGAATTCTTCAAGATTATGGTTTCCATGTGTTGATAGCTTTGCAGAACCATGTACttggaaattagaatttacTGTAGATGATTCTATGACTGCTGTATCTTGTGGTGATCTTGTAGAAGTTGTATATACTCCAGATATGCGTAGAAAAACTTTTCATTATGTTCTTAATACACCAGCATGTGCACCAAATATTGCACTTGCAGTTGg accatttgaaatatttgttgatCCATATATGCATGAAGTAACACATTTTTGTTTGCCACAATTACTACCATCTTTAAAAGTTTCTGCAAAATATATGCATGAagcttttgaattttatgaagAAACATTGTCAAATAGATATCCTTATTCTTGTTATAAACAAGTTTTTGTAGATGAATTAGATGAAGATATAAATGCTTATGCTACTATGAGTATTTTAAA tacaaatttattacattcaacTGCAATTATTGATCAAgtctatattacaaaaaaagctATGGCACAAGCTGTTGCAGAACAATTTTTTGGTTGTTTTATATCCATGCAAAATTGGTCTGACACATGGTTACCTAAAGGTATTTCAACCTATCTTACTGgtttatatgcaaaaaaatgttttggaaataatgaatatagagAATGGATACAATCG GAATTGCAAGAAGttgtaaaatatgaagaaCAATTTGGAGGTATAATATTAGATCCTTCTCAACCACCAGCTCCTTTACCAATTGCAGCAAATACACCAGCACCTACACCTAGAGCTCCAGATCctggattttattttccaataagaAATTTACATACAATGTCTCCAAAGTATATTGAAGTACTTCGTAAAAAAGCACATTTAGTTATTAGAATGTTAGAACATCGAATTGGACAAGAATTACTTTTACAA gttTTTAACAAACAATTATCTCTTGCTGCCAATGCTGCACaacaaaaaattgattcagGACTTTGGTCTCATATGTTAATTAGTACAAACGTATTTACAAAAGCAATTTTTACTGTAACTGGTAAAGATATGGCTGTTTTTATAGATCAGTGGGTTAGAACAGGTGGACATGCAAAATTTagtttaagttttatatttaatagaaaaag GAATACTGTAGAATTAGAAATTCGACAAGAAACTACAAATCAAAGAGGAATTAGGAAATATGTCGGTCCACTTCTAGttaatattcaagaattaGATGGTACTTTTAAACATACTTTACAAATTGAAGGTACTGTGGCGAAAGCAGACATAACATGTCACAGTAAAAGtcgtagaaataaaaagaaaaaaattccactgTGTACAGGAGAAGAAGTAGATATGGATCTTTCTGCTATGGA TGATTCTCCCGTGTTATGGATAAGATTAGATCCTGAAATGACACTTTTACGTGCTGTTCAAGTTGAACAACCTGATTATCAATGGCAATATCAATTAAGACATGAAAGAGATGTTACAGCACAATTAGAAGCTATTGAAGCTTTACAAAATCACGCAACACCTGCTACACGATTAGCACTAACTGATACTATAGAAAATGaacattgttattataaagttaGATTACGAGCTGCACATTGTTTAACAaag gTAGCTAATGCAATGGTTGCAACATGGGCAGGTCCACCAGCAATGTTAgctatatttcgaaaattatttggatCGGCTTCGTGTAgacgaataattaaacaaaataattttacaaattttcaacactattttttacaaaaa acTATACCAGTAGCAATGGCTGGTTTACGTAATGCTCATGGTATATGTCCACCAGAAGTTTTAGCTTTTTTaatggatttatttaaatataatgataatagtaAAAACAGATAttcagataattattatagagcTGCACTAATTGAGGCTCTTGGAGCTACTGTTACACCTGTAATTAGCGTGCAACAAGG aacAGCTATTACTGCCGAATCTTTATCAGTTGATACTAGAGCTATATTAGAAGAAGTTacacgaaatttaaatttggaaaaattattaccatGTTATAAATACACAGTCAGTGTTTCTTGTCTTAAAGTTATACGTATTTTACAAAAGTTTGGCCATCTTCCTAGCAATCCTCATCTTTTCAGAGCATATGCTGCATATGGACAATTTATcg ATGTTAGAATTGCAGCTTTAGAAGCATTAGTTGATTTTACTAGAGTAGATGGCAAATGGgaagatttagaatttttattagatatgatAGAAATGGACCCTCATCCTGGAGTACGACATAGATTAGTTAGACTTATGGTTGAAAATCCACCATTTGAAAGAGCGCATAAGCATCGTTTAGATCGTCCTGAATTGGTCGATCGTATatggaatttaattaa TGGTATGCTCTCTCATGATCCTAAAATTCGATGCGACTtagttgatttatattatactttgtaTGGATCAAAACGACCATTTTGTCTTCCTATTCCTGAACTTGCTGCTATTACTAAACCAAGAAAAGGACCTTCAAGTCCAGAACaagat attaaaccAAACATATCGCATATAAAACATGAATCATCAGTAATGGAAACTGAAAATTCAAGTGGAGtaggtaaaaaaaaactttctccaAATACAGATATTCCAGGCCCTTCCAATTCGGTAGATTATACTCCAGAAATGAAGCGTCAAAAAatg gaTGATCGGACTCCTTCTGTAACCAGTGATGGAAAAGTAAAATCAGAATATTATAGTGATAATTCTGCATCATTACCTGGTATTATGGGAACACCAGGACCAGTAGGTTTTGAACCaggaatgtttaaaaaagaagaagaacataAACAAAAAAGTGATTCTGTTAATAAG aataagaaaaagaaaaaagataaaaagaaacacaAGCATAAACACAAACATAAACATGACCATAAACATGGtaaagataaagagaaaaaggagaaagataaagagaaagttaaagagaaggagaaagataaagaaaaagataaaactaaagattcttcaaatttaaaaatcaaagaagaaaCTTTAAGCTCAGCAAGTTCCAGTCTTAGTCCAGATGCAACAACTGTTACtaacgaatttatttttccataa
- the LOC724214 gene encoding gametogenetin-binding protein 2-like, whose protein sequence is MAKLVDVWRDDYPVDMTRRQMPLIVDENLTMIMDINGLGAICDSPLVCGKELDEFTRKFNMLTKEEIKASFEVTCKDMLAILGQAVPCVGCRRSVERLFYALMKSGHPALDPLVITPEGLLSIKDDVLESPQLLCTMLQGHSARLNSLVEGQPRNKKSRRCVLHSLEIQRMRPPPSAWKEVWDCMDHSCRLELALIESNTLEATLDTYLRKHRFCGECRTKVLLAFSLLTTEPEPEKEKGYVASLYAGIRRCIRDRHVHIPTNPLYMGNLIGRTQPELMGRERHAKTLEIAQEEVLTCLGMCVAERLHRVHRRLREEETVCKVLAAVAVDALSRNFQMAVEVKQGISQLELLYEELTREEIAKQQRREKLRLKRKKKKERRYETEEKENTCDCSSKKQSGNSDTSCVCADSKPTTQNIDQHKLQVLDPKNKGPPTCKCPDCVKKSKSSISRSQSQTQLAFPKKSSNVQKTTIKKSSSESKTKISTNQIKKSTPIKNLSEEELFDACESCKCDLSEKIENDHWHNLEDCKHPMTKEIVDAWIGKPSKRCNMWIEMKKRFELSISERKSRSSSEQSSQDCGYSSEHNISSSSLPSTPEGSEVACSDGCCNHERDIRPSDKLVHSSSSISLLKERGGGLTLTQMLEDSYLSGDEEKESYIPAEEVLEFKSRMCQVLEKRQELRQTLRKRFAILCSHHKPFTIPN, encoded by the exons ATGGCGAAACTAGTGGACGTTTGGCGGGATGATTACCCGGTCGATATGACGCGAAGACAAATGCCATTGATAGTCGATGAAAATCTTACG ATGATTATGGACATAAATGGTTTAGGAGCAATCTGTGATAGTCCATTAGTTTGTGGTAAAGAACTTGATGAATTTaccagaaaatttaatatgcttacaaaagaagaaataaaagctTCATTTGAAGTAACATGCAAGGATATGCTTGCAATTTTAGGTCAAGCTGTACCTTGTGTTGGTTGCAGAAGaag tgtcgaaagattattttatgctCTTATGAAATCAGGACACCCAGCATTAGATCCATTGGTGATTACACCTGAAggtttattatcaataaaggATGATGTTTTAGAATCACCACAATTGCTTTGTACGATGTTACAAGGGCATAG TGCTAGATTAAATAGTTTAGTTGAAGGCCAAcccagaaataaaaaatcaagaagATGTGTACTACATTCATTAGAAATTCAACGTATGAGACCTCCTCCAAGTGCATGGAAAGAAGTATGGGACTGTATGGACCATTCATGTCGTTTGGAACTTGCTTTGATAGAAAGTAATACCCTTGAGGCTACTTTGGATACATATTTACGTAAACATCG ATTTTGTGGTGAATGTCGTACAAAGGTATTGCTagcattttctttattaacaaCAGAACCTGAaccagaaaaagaaaaaggttaTGTTGCTTCTTTATATGCTGGAATCAGACGTTGTATACGTGATAGACATGTACATATACCTACAAATCCACTTTATATGGGTAATCTTATTGGCCGTACACAACCAGAACTTATGGGaag agaaCGACATGCAAAAACATTGGAAATTGCTCAAGAAGAGGTACTTACATGTTTAGGAATGTGTGTTGCTGAACGTTTACATAGAGTTCATAGACGATtaagagaagaggaaactGTATGCAAAGTGTTAGCTGCTGTTGCAGTAGATGCATTATCTAGAAATTTtcaa atgGCTGTAGAAGTTAAACAAGGTATTTCTCAATTAGAACTTCTCTATGAAGAATTAACAAGAGAAGAGATAGCAAAACAACAAAGACGAGAAAAGTTACGTTTGAAacgtaaaaagaagaaagaacgaCGATATGAgacagaagaaaaagaaaatacatgtgat tgtTCGAGCAAAAAACAAAGTGGTAATAGTGATACATCTTGTGTTTGTGCGGATTCAAAACCGACAACACAAAATATAGATCAACATAAG ttaCAAGTATTAGATCCAAAAAATAAGGGACCACCTACTTGTAAATGTCCGGATtgtgtaaaaaaatcaaaatctagTATATCACGTTCACAGAGTCAAACACAATTAGCATTCccaaaaaaatcatcgaacgTGCAAAAAACTACAATTAAAAAGAGTTCTTCTGAATCAAAGACCAAAATTTCtacaaatcaaattaaaaaaagtacacccattaaaaatctttctgaagaagaattatttgatGCATGTGAATCGTGTaag TGTGATCTTtcggaaaaaattgaaaatgaccATTGGCATAATTTAGAAGACTGTAAACATCCAATGACTAAAGAAATAGTAGATGCTTGGATTGGAAAGCCAAGCAAGAGATGCAATATGTggatagaaatgaaaaaacgtTTTGAATTATCAATCTCAGAAAGAAAAAGTCGTTCTTCAAGCGAGCAATCATCACAAGATTGCGGTTATTCATCGGAACATAATATTAGTAGCTCTTCTCTTCCTAGTACTCCAGAAGGATCTGAAGTAGCTTGTAGTGATGGATGTTGTAATCATGAAAGAGATATACGACCATCTGATAAACTTGTTCATTCCAGTTCTAGTATCTCATTGTTAAAAGAAAGAGGTGGAGGTTTAACACTTACCCAAATGTTAGAA gaTTCTTATTTATCCGgtgatgaagaaaaagaaagttataTTCCAGCTGAGGAAGTATTGGAATTTAAATCTCGAATGTGCCAAGTTCTTGAAAAACGACAAGAATTACGTCAAACATTGAGAAAACGTTTTGCTATTTTATGCAGTCATCATAAACCCTTTACCATTCCTAATTAA